The segment CATCCCTGTCCATTCCTTCGGTCACTATATCTGTAGTTTGATAACTATGGTTATCTCCGCTTTCCTCGACTGTTGCATTTTCTGCATTGCCTTTGTGGAATTCATTTGCTTTCACGTTGGTTTCATCCTTTCCTTCCGTAGGCAGGTGAAGGAACTCTCCTTCTTTAAACTTAGACCTTACATCTTCGTATTTCCAGTCTTTAGCTATGTGGCCTATTTCCCCACACCTAAAGCATGTCCGTTGCTGCCCATTATACAAGATAGTTAAGGTAAATCCGAAAACCGTAACTGATGAAGGAACATTCTCTTTTAGTCTCATGCTGGCTGTCCTGACTCCCGTCAATAGCCCTTTgagatcacctgaagattagcgacccctaatacctcttctgaagaaaatcgaccccaatattttcctcctgaagaaaagcgaccccaatattttccacctgaagataaacgacccatgcttgttggtgtctccattcttcaggtgacccactttagctcataatattatagaaaaaaggagaaaaaaatatagatatatattcattaaacactaatttattaaacatttgttaaaaacaaatCTAGACAAACAATCAGTAGTTAATTAAAAGcttattgtcttgcaatttcagtacaaaaataatcaaacctactttaacccctgtggctagcgcacgcagtgcaacattacctcttgccagaacataccgagcttgccaagaatctttaaatatgcggataaggcgcgaagcgccgttccgccacggccttactgtaacccctgttaattcctcaccttaagaaaagcgaccctaatattttccacctgaagaaaagcgaccccaacgtgtgttggggtcgcttttcttcaggtgatacGCCCTTTGAATGGTCCGTTAGCATATTTGTTTAGCCTGATTCCTTCAACATTGCCACATTTCGATAAAACCTCGATCGGCTTTACATCTGAGAGTTCGAAAGGAGCATTCCttattgaaacatacgtaatgAACGTACTAAGATTCACAATCTTTACATTTCCCAACTGGTATGAACATACCTCTTTGCCTTCATAATTTTCCATGAGATCATTAAACACATTTGGTACTACTTTAATAATTACTCTGTTCTTATTTATAGAATGAACTCCTCTAATCGAGTAATGAACCAATTTCATGTTTGAAAATAACTTTCTACTAACAACATCCATAGTAGGGTATACAAAAAACTGCAGCCCAAAGGAGTCCTTTCTCCTAAACGGTGTGAGTATGACGCCATACTGTTACACTGAAACTAGTCACTGAAAGACTCAATAGATGACAGAATCGTCGCCACCGTCTAGCGCAGTCTCCCCACCTAGGCAATGCAACGGGGGCGAGGGGCCACCCCTAAATAAGCGAACTTAACGAAGTTTTCAAGGTTTAGAACTGCACTGTCACTTAACTATGCTTACTTCAGCACTAACGGCATATATTCACTGAACCCTCACAACATTTTCTCTCGCGAAACTGCGTTTCTTTACTAAGGGCTTCCTCCTCCCTTTTTTTCAAATATAGCGTTTCGTTGTTCCTTCATAATATTTCTCgcttaaacaagaaaatatctaacTTCAAGTCCTGAATTAGTACAAAAAATATACGGTAACATTGTGCACTTACAACTGAGGCCCGAGGTTATGACGAACTGTCAAAACTTAGACTCTGTCGAATTATTTTGGGAAACAGGATTTCTTTCcaagtttttttcataatgaaataggaaaatggtCAAATTTTCTTTACCTGTACTGTAGTATACATTTGTAGGGacattacagtactaataatACGGTTAGCTTCACCTGCAAAAATACTAATATGACGAGAAATGCAATAATTATTGTCTGCTGTGAGCCTAGTGTCACACTTGTGAATTCCTTTAAAACTACTAAAATGAAGCTTAGCCTAATacaatatgtacaaaaataaagttaTGAATCATCTCTCTCATGGGAAATGACATAAATGTATCAAAAGTTGATACCCTaactacattaattttttttttaaactgccaTATATAAAAGACATTTCAAACATAATACAAGAAAATTCAACACTCTTTAAATGTAGCTTTCCCCTTAACTCCAAGACAGTGTTTAACAGCCTTATTTACAGAGGTTGCAGATGAACTTTTAGGCTTTcagcaatatcttttaatattactgttatttctcatttttattggCCAAAAATGACTGAATACTTTTTAGACCCATATAAGTTGTATAGGCCTGAACCTTCACATAACAAATTCTTACTCTAAGAGATTGTTATTACATACATGGCAGTCTACTAATGAGGGTCATACTTCACAGTCAAAAGGGAAGAAGAAATTCAATCTTGATCATAATTTCTGACCCATGTGAAATTGGGACTTCATATTCGGCAAGAAGGATCTGCTATTCAGGCTAATGTGTCAAGTGAGGTCAAAGTTCCATATCAGACTTAATGTCAAttgtcaatggaaatttgactatGGCCAAGACAGTGCTGGGCCATTAATAGTATTCTactgagatatatatgtatatataatgtatttatgtgtatatatatgtacatatatgtatatctatatatatatatatatagatatatatatatatatatatatatatatatatatatatatatatatatataataaccgagATTAGAATCTAATCTCGGTATTTTACTAAAAGTAGCAATGGAGCGTGCGTCTAAggcagtgtttcccaaccttttccAACCCTAGCACCCCCTGTTGTCATGTCTAAGCAGTCCAGCACccccttattttcattattaatatcttattactaGGTAACTAGAAGGATAAAGGAATGTGTAGTGTACTGCTtgatcaattttattttgttcattccttAAAACTAACACAAAGTACCAAtattgtttataaaagaaataaaaaaaaatgagaaaaaatgaaattgcatgGATTTAAATATGTACAACTGGGTAATCAATCAAACTGTACATACATCAATGTGAATTTTGCTGTTGCTTATATGCAACTAGTTTCTCAATGAAGCAACCCAATTTGAAGTCGGTTCTGGGCAGTTGTTTTGATTTGGAGCATGGTGGAGAAAGCCTTTTCACAAAGGTAGGTAGTTGGAAATGGGATGATCATTTCCAGCGCTGCCTTTGCTAATCCAGGGTATGCTACCAACTGATCACACCAGAAACCTGACAGCGGTAGTGTGCGAAATTTTGTTTGACAACCCTGGTTCACCTGCAGATCAATAAGCTCCTCCTTtaggttatcatcatcatccatatcTGCCAAGAAGGGCTGCTGTATCCATTCTGGAAATGAATGATCCATGGGAAAGTATTGTGCCATAGTGGTCTCTAGGAGTGAAAGGTGAGCAACAATATTTTCCACAAGCATTGGCTGGATTGCCTTGTCTCCATGTTTTTCATCCAGGATAGGAAAGCTTCCCACATTTCCTCCCTGGATTCGACGCTTCcacagtgatattttcttcttgaaggcTTCTACCGTCTCTGTACAATCAATATTATTAGCAAACATGCCTTGCATGGACAAGTTGAGATCATTCAGATGACCGAAATTGTCTGCCAGGTAGGAGAGGGAGGGAATGAAAATTTCGTCCTCAAAATTTTCAGCAAAATCACTCTGATACTCTCGGAGAAATATTGCAATCTCATCAGCGACCTCTGCAATACGTGTCAGCATTTTTCCACGGGAGAGCCATCGCACTTCAGTGTGGAAGAGAAGCACCTGATGTTCACTACCCATCTCCTCACAAAATAACTTGAACACTCTGTGGTTTAAAGCACGTCCCCGGATGTAATTGACAACTTTAACACAGACGGACAGAAATTCTTTCAAATGAGATGGCAATGTCTTTACCGCCAAAGCATGGCGATGGAGTACACAGTGCTTCGTAATGATATCTGGTACCCTCTCCTTCACTAGAGCAGCAAATCCAACTTATTCCCCAGCATGGCTGGGCACATCTGTGCAGACTGATCCTACCTTCTCTCACTTGATCTGATGCTAAACTAGTGAAAGGAGATCTGATTACtctattttaaggtatttttacctTACGTTGAAACCCTGCATGTGGTGTGTATGTTCCAAATGTGTGTATACATTGAAAACTTGTAAAgagtaaacgtgtgtgtgtgtgtgtacactacaTACTGATGGCTAacttcgttttat is part of the Macrobrachium nipponense isolate FS-2020 chromosome 6, ASM1510439v2, whole genome shotgun sequence genome and harbors:
- the LOC135216262 gene encoding protein FAM200C-like — encoded protein: MGSEHQVLLFHTEVRWLSRGKMLTRIAEVADEIAIFLREYQSDFAENFEDEIFIPSLSYLADNFGHLNDLNLSMQGMFANNIDCTETVEAFKKKISLWKRRIQGGNVGSFPILDEKHGDKAIQPMLVENIVAHLSLLETTMAQYFPMDHSFPEWIQQPFLADMDDDDNLKEELIDLQVNQGCQTKFRTLPLSGFWCDQLVAYPGLAKAALEMIIPFPTTYLCEKAFSTMLQIKTTAQNRLQIGLLH